TCGCGATAACTTTTTCAATTACCAGTTTTGCTTTGGCTTTTGCTACATTGTTTGCAGGACGGTTGCAGGAACGTTGGGGTCTTCAGCGCCTGATCCGTGTAGCCGGGGTTGTACTTGGACTGGGTCTTATTCTGAGTTCCCAAGTTACTTCGCTAACACTGCTGTACATTTTGGCTGGATTTGTCGTTGGTTTTGCAGACGGTACGGCGTATATTACGTCGCTGTCTAATCTGATCAAATGGTTCCCGGAGCGTAAAGGTCTGATCTCGGGGATCTCGGTCGGAGCTTTTGGTACCGGTAGTTTATTGTTCAAATATGTGAATTCGGCATTGATTGGTGCCGTTGGTCCTGCTCAGGCATTTATGTACTGGGGCATTATCGTTCTGGTTCTGGTTGTTGCGGGATCATTCCTGATCCGCGAAGCGGTTGTTCGTGAACAGGCTCCGGCAAGCAAGGAAGGATCCAAACAAGTCGTGGCACGTCATGACTACACGGTGAAAGAGATGCTGCGTACAAAAGAAGCGTACATGCTGTTTGTTATTTTCTTCACGGCGTGTATGAGCGGTTTGTATCTGATCGGTATTGTCAAAGATATCGGTGTACAGCTCGCAGGTCTTGATGTAGCTACAGCTGCAAACGCAGTGGCCATGGTTGCAATCTTTAACACGGCAGGACGTATTATTCTCGGTGCGCTGTCGGATAAAGTAGGACGAATGAAAGTCATCGCTGGTGCGCTGCTGGTTACAGCCGTAGCTGTCATGACACTTAGTCTGGTTCCACTGACCTTCGGGATCTTCTTCGCCTGTGTGGCGGCCGTTGCATTCTGCTTTGGCGGTAACATTACGGTATTCCCGGCGATTGTGGCCGATTACTTCGGATTGAAAAATCAGAGCAAAAACTATGGTGTGATCTATCAGGGATTTGGATTTGGTGCTTTGGCTGGATCATTCATCAGCGCCCTGCTGGGCGGATTCCATCTAACCTTCATTGTGATTGCTGTACTCTGCGCTGTCTCGCTGTTGCTCGCACTGATCATTACCCCTCCAGGTGAAGGTCGTCGTGCACGTCAACGTGAAAAACAGATGAACCTTAACCCTTCATCACGGGCAAGCTAACAACAATCCCATCTTAAAAAGCAAATTAAAAATAAAGTAAACAAAGCGGTCTCCAGATGAGGCCGCTTTTTGGTATCTACAGTTGTCAGATTGCTAACTTGTTGACCTATCGGACCATCTGGCTGCCTGCAAGCGTGGTGCCTTGTGTGCATTCCATCATTCGCATCTGTTATACTCTAGGTGAATTCAACAAGACCAAGATAAGTTATGTACCCCAGAGGAGGCATATCATGAAGTTCATTAAATACACACAACCTGATTTTGATGATTATTATGCATTGGTTTCCAATATGGAAGTAATGAAACAGATTACAGAACGTGCAATACCTGAGCAAGAGGCGAGAACGCAATTTGAGTCCATGCTGGAGTTTAATGAGCGTTCCACTTGCGGACATTACCGAGTATATAGTGAAGATGGTGCCGGTGTGGCGTATGCCAAATTGATTCCGGATCAGGAGGACCCGACCAAGGCTGAGATAGGTTACATGATCCTGCCTGAACATTGGGGCAAAGGTCAAGGCACATCCATAGCGTCACGGTTGATTATTCAGGCACAAGCTGCGGGGATTGGATCACTCTATGCAGTTATCGATCCGGGTAACGCTGCTTCCCGCCGGATCTTGACCAGACAGAACTTTGTATCCACCTGGACAGGCGATTACGATGGTCTTCCCGGCGAGATTTTGGAGTTGAATCTTCAAATGAAGCGGTAAAGGAACTGTTCTGAGGGTAATCAGATAACATAGGGCATCTTGCATGAGAGGGCTAGAACTCATTATCATCATGTACATGGGTTCACCATGCACATTTCATGCAAGATGCTTTCTTATATAGAGATGTGGAGGAGATGACATATGAGCAATTCAACCATGGAACGTCTGAATGCATTGCTGCCGGAGTGGCTGGAGACCAGTCGTCTGCACACAGGGCAGGGTAAGGTGGCTTCTTATATCCCGGAGCTTGTCAAAGCCTCTCAGGATGAGCTTGGTATACATATCATGGACGCCGAAGGGAACTATGTGTCGGCAGGGGATTGCGGTGTCCCATTTACGATGCAAAGTATCTCCAAAGTATTTACCCTTATTCTGGCCTTAATGGACCATGGTGAAGAAGCAGTCTTCTTTAATGTAGGAAAAGAACCCACAGGCGACGATTACGATTCGATGATCAAGCTTGAACTAGTCGAACCCGGTATTCCGTTTAATCCATTAATCAATGCGGGTGCGATTACGGT
The nucleotide sequence above comes from Paenibacillus sp. W2I17. Encoded proteins:
- a CDS encoding OFA family MFS transporter, yielding MKAAISSAPTSTFTPTKMNRWLIVLGTIIVQMGLGTIYTWSLFNQPLSDRFGWDVSSVAITFSITSFALAFATLFAGRLQERWGLQRLIRVAGVVLGLGLILSSQVTSLTLLYILAGFVVGFADGTAYITSLSNLIKWFPERKGLISGISVGAFGTGSLLFKYVNSALIGAVGPAQAFMYWGIIVLVLVVAGSFLIREAVVREQAPASKEGSKQVVARHDYTVKEMLRTKEAYMLFVIFFTACMSGLYLIGIVKDIGVQLAGLDVATAANAVAMVAIFNTAGRIILGALSDKVGRMKVIAGALLVTAVAVMTLSLVPLTFGIFFACVAAVAFCFGGNITVFPAIVADYFGLKNQSKNYGVIYQGFGFGALAGSFISALLGGFHLTFIVIAVLCAVSLLLALIITPPGEGRRARQREKQMNLNPSSRAS
- a CDS encoding GNAT family N-acetyltransferase, whose amino-acid sequence is MKFIKYTQPDFDDYYALVSNMEVMKQITERAIPEQEARTQFESMLEFNERSTCGHYRVYSEDGAGVAYAKLIPDQEDPTKAEIGYMILPEHWGKGQGTSIASRLIIQAQAAGIGSLYAVIDPGNAASRRILTRQNFVSTWTGDYDGLPGEILELNLQMKR